The window GCCCGTGAGCCCCGGCTACTCAGATCATGACAGCGAACGGCTGTTCGCCGAGCCGCCCAAGGTCGCGGCCCTTCCCGGCTCCTGGCCTGCCGTGCGCACCCCGTTCAGCCGCGACCGCGCGCGAGTCCTGCACTCGGCCGCGTTGCGGCGGCTCGCGGGAAAAACCCAGGTCGTAGGCCCCAATGAGGGCTCCGAGGTGCACGGCATCCCGCGAACCCGGCTGACCCACTCGCTCGAGGTCGCCCAGATCGGCCGGGGGATCGCCGAGGAACTCGGCTGCGATCCGGACATCGTGGACACCGCGGGACTCGCCCACGACATCGGCCACCCGCCGTTCGGTCACAACGGCGAACGCGCGCTGGACGAGTCGTCGCAGGCCTGCGGGGGTTTCGAGGGCAACGCACAGACATTGCGGATCCTGACCCGCCTCGAACCGAAGATCCTCGGTCACGGCCTGAACCTGACCAGGGCGTCGCTCGACGCCGCCACGAAGTACCCGTGGCCGCGCCGCGCGGGCATCCGGAAGTTCGGTGTCTACGAGGACGACCTCGCGGTGTTCGACTGGATGCGCGACGGCGCCCCGGGTGATCGCCGGTGCATAGAGGCGCAGGTCATGGACTGGTCCGACGACGTCGCGTACTCAGTGCACGACGTCGAGGACGGGGTACGGGCAGGCCGCATCTCACTGAGCGCCCTGGCCGACTCGACGGAACGCGCGGTGATCGCCGAGCTGGCCGCCAAACATTTCTCCACCGAACCCATCTCGGCGCTGGAGGAGGCAGCGACCGTGCTGCTGGACCTTCCGGTCGTCGGCGACCTCGCGGAAAGGGAGTACGACGGGTCGCTCGACGCCCAGGTGGCGCTGAAGCGGCTGACCAGCGAGCTGGTGGGCCGGTTCGCCGCCGCCGCGGTCACCGGTACGCGCGAAGCACACGGTCCAGGGCCGCTCATCAGGTACGCGGCTGATCTGGTCGTGCCGGAGCGGGTGGCCTCCGAGGTCGCACTGCTCAAGGCGATGGCCGTGCACTTCGTTTTAAGCGACCCGGTTCGGCTGGCCATGCAACGCGAACAGCGCGCTCTGATCGCCAGTCTGGTGGAGACGTTGACCGAACGCGGCCCAGCTGTGCTGGAGCCCGCGTTCCTGCCCGCATGGCATGCCGCGGCGGACGACGCGGAACGGCTTCGGGTGGTGGTCGACCAGGTCGCGTCGCTGACCGACGCCCAGGCGATCGTCTGGCACGCGGAGCTTGTGGACAACTTCCGAGCCTGATCGCTGTGAAGTGGCACACTCGACTGACGGACATCACAAGTCGGGGAGTCAAGCCGTGTCGCATCTCGATTTCGCTCTTGCTCTGCACCGCGCGGTAGCGGGCAAGCCCACCGAACAAGTGTGTTGGTCGCCTTACTCGGTGGCCAGCGCGCTCGGTTTGCTTGCTCTAGGCGCCCGTGGCGACAGTCGCCAGGAACTGGTCGACCTCCTTGGTCCGCTGGACGAGCTGACCGCCACGATCGCGGGGGCGGCCACCTTGGACAAACCGGCACGGGACGAGGACGAACCCGCGATCGCCGTCGCGAACACGCTTTGGGCGGATGCGAAGATCACAGTCGAGGACGCCTTCGTCGACGAGCTGTCCCGGTGGTCGGACGGATCGGTGCGCAACGCGCCTTTCCAGCACGAGCCCCAAAAGGCACGCGACGAGATCAACGCCGACGTCGCCGAGACGACGCGGGGTCTCATCCCCGAGTTGCTGCCCGAGGGGTCGATCGACACCGACACCGTGTCGGCCTTGGTCAACGCGCTGTATCTGAAGTGCGCGTGGCGCAAGAAGTTTCGGGAGCACGCCACCGAGCCGAAGTCGTTCCAGACTCCGGCGGGTTCGGTGGACGTGCC is drawn from Actinokineospora alba and contains these coding sequences:
- a CDS encoding deoxyguanosinetriphosphate triphosphohydrolase, which translates into the protein MSPGYSDHDSERLFAEPPKVAALPGSWPAVRTPFSRDRARVLHSAALRRLAGKTQVVGPNEGSEVHGIPRTRLTHSLEVAQIGRGIAEELGCDPDIVDTAGLAHDIGHPPFGHNGERALDESSQACGGFEGNAQTLRILTRLEPKILGHGLNLTRASLDAATKYPWPRRAGIRKFGVYEDDLAVFDWMRDGAPGDRRCIEAQVMDWSDDVAYSVHDVEDGVRAGRISLSALADSTERAVIAELAAKHFSTEPISALEEAATVLLDLPVVGDLAEREYDGSLDAQVALKRLTSELVGRFAAAAVTGTREAHGPGPLIRYAADLVVPERVASEVALLKAMAVHFVLSDPVRLAMQREQRALIASLVETLTERGPAVLEPAFLPAWHAAADDAERLRVVVDQVASLTDAQAIVWHAELVDNFRA
- a CDS encoding serpin family protein, giving the protein MSHLDFALALHRAVAGKPTEQVCWSPYSVASALGLLALGARGDSRQELVDLLGPLDELTATIAGAATLDKPARDEDEPAIAVANTLWADAKITVEDAFVDELSRWSDGSVRNAPFQHEPQKARDEINADVAETTRGLIPELLPEGSIDTDTVSALVNALYLKCAWRKKFREHATEPKSFQTPAGSVDVPTMELNEQVGYAKADGWVVVALPAVGGVEAVILLPDGDLADIEPTLTAEALGALLSAPESTQVALSLPKLKLTTQAELSIALRGLGVTTVFGDKADLSGISPDPLAVQSILHESVLKVDEDGFEGAAATAVMMRLMSMPAEPVEVVVDKPFLLLVRHVDTGAVYFMARVTDPS